From one Pontibacillus sp. HMF3514 genomic stretch:
- a CDS encoding carbon-nitrogen family hydrolase, translated as MKLKIGCLQMDVTYGNPEENRERIEHKVNHLHNELNNVDILVLPELWDTGYDLSRLSQIGDWDGKTAQSFLSNLAKQNDFSLIGGSIAKTTEQGSTNTMYAYNRNGEKVVEYSKAHLFQLMDEHHYLKSGDQKGSFEIEGVPSTGIICYDLRFPEWIRRHTSEGAEILFVVAQWPLARVDHWRSLLISRAIENQCYVIACNRVGEDPKTEFGGHSMVINPWGDVISEAGTEETLLSATIDIEEVKRIRNQIPIFQDRRPEIY; from the coding sequence ATGAAACTGAAAATTGGTTGTTTACAAATGGATGTAACATACGGAAATCCTGAAGAAAATAGAGAAAGGATCGAGCATAAGGTAAATCATTTACATAATGAATTAAATAATGTCGATATACTAGTGCTTCCTGAACTATGGGATACAGGGTATGACTTGTCTCGTTTATCTCAAATTGGTGATTGGGATGGGAAAACGGCACAAAGTTTCTTATCTAATCTAGCAAAACAAAATGATTTTAGTCTAATAGGTGGTTCAATCGCCAAAACAACCGAACAAGGTTCAACAAACACGATGTATGCATATAACAGAAATGGTGAAAAAGTAGTCGAGTATAGCAAAGCCCATCTCTTTCAATTAATGGATGAGCATCACTATCTGAAAAGCGGTGATCAAAAAGGTTCTTTTGAAATAGAGGGGGTTCCTAGTACAGGGATCATTTGTTATGACTTACGTTTTCCAGAGTGGATTCGAAGACATACATCTGAAGGAGCAGAAATACTGTTTGTTGTAGCTCAATGGCCATTAGCCAGAGTTGATCATTGGAGGTCATTGTTAATTAGCCGTGCTATTGAAAATCAATGTTATGTTATTGCATGTAATCGTGTAGGTGAAGATCCTAAAACTGAATTTGGTGGACATTCTATGGTCATAAACCCTTGGGGGGACGTGATCTCTGAGGCTGGTACGGAAGAAACCTTACTAAGTGCCACAATTGATATAGAAGAAGTGAAAAGGATTCGAAATCAAATTCCAATTTTTCAAGATCGACGGCCAGAAATATATTAA
- a CDS encoding dynamin family protein encodes MSIETSQKQNTINKLSTLYNRLIELEDKQQAQKTLDLLEKLQSEEFLVGFAGHFSAGKSTMINTVLEEEILPSSPIPTSANLVKVKKGRGYVRVYFAEEDPVEYEEPYDLDAIKSYCKEGDAIRAIELSKSDSLLPSGVSVMDTPGIDSSNDADKIMTESALHLVDVLFYVMDYNHVQSEVNLAFLSEMQKRGKPLYIVINQIDKHQEEELSFSAFQQSVSEAFSRWGIQPKDTFYTSLTKMSHPSNQFQQLKETLNHLFTNKDRFIDDTIEHSTVQIVNEHLDSFNEEQKERIEELTQSINDSEPRPVEDVESEINNLKERPKQAEKALTERLQSSLKNAYIMPHEVREKARLVIEAYQSDFKVGLFFTKSKTEEERQNRLIDFHHALMEKVSANIEWPVRNVLVTLAKEYGIQDEEILQQLQDFSVQYEASELADLIKTGAGSGGDYLLVYTEDVANDIRRKYKQEAQKKWKTVSEVLEEQSKEALQEKEKMKEQSEQVEDVQIQIANVQKAIEERTNSLQDILNEKSVSNDSYEKATAALLQRESSVKPGKSMNLNFNQQEQREEEVEIESTIEDKSHVNVDEMIDRIDKSQQELESLTGFQSILEDLRERKKRLETRHFTVALFGAFSAGKSSFANALLGEKVLPVSPNPTTATINKISPPTPKHEHGTVVVKLKSSEQLYEDLIHALHELPFQPKAFNDVLEWIQQSPNEIQKYAKDQKRLSFLQAIVDGFDEMASSIGETIEIDLDRFAEYVAEERLSCYVEWMELYYDCAFTREGITLVDTPGADSVNARHTEVSFEYIKQADAILFVTYYNHPFSRADRDFLIQLGRVKDAFSLDKMFFIVNAADLAQSKSELELVQDYLAEQLGKFGIRFPRMFAISSLMAANEKMKEEKTDHPVLGSSGIDKFEESFYSFIHEELTSIITNAAIYDLERANRTLGQYIDSASLNKQEKQQKLKKYQKEEEELKSMIHAFSTARYSQDINQKIEKQMYYMNERVLLRFSDFFKEAFNPSTINGTGGVAKEQLKQALQDLLDQLREELLNECRAVTVRIEAYLHEKLQEFNEDIQDKGKNVQEDLSLPNAQEIDIDTPGFNKPFEKVKQSEIEKPLSSFKNTKSFFEKNEKEQMKEDLQYRFKPIIQSYIDEQKHHLQEYYQPQWNSYVEREKEVLSKALKEYYEGLRFALGDQLNIEELKAKREKLQKLTPQE; translated from the coding sequence ATGAGTATAGAAACCAGTCAGAAACAAAATACGATAAATAAATTATCAACGTTATATAATCGTTTAATTGAATTGGAAGATAAACAGCAAGCTCAAAAGACGTTAGATTTATTAGAGAAGCTACAATCGGAAGAGTTTTTAGTTGGGTTTGCTGGCCACTTTTCTGCGGGGAAATCGACTATGATCAATACCGTTTTAGAAGAGGAGATTTTACCTTCAAGTCCTATTCCTACCAGTGCCAATCTCGTTAAAGTAAAAAAGGGGAGAGGGTATGTTAGGGTATATTTTGCTGAAGAGGATCCAGTAGAATATGAGGAGCCTTATGACTTAGATGCCATTAAATCGTATTGTAAAGAGGGCGATGCCATTCGAGCTATAGAGCTTAGCAAATCAGATTCACTATTGCCTTCAGGGGTATCTGTAATGGACACTCCTGGCATCGATTCCTCTAATGATGCCGATAAAATTATGACTGAATCTGCCCTCCATTTAGTTGATGTTTTATTTTATGTAATGGACTACAACCATGTACAATCTGAGGTCAATTTAGCATTTTTATCAGAGATGCAAAAGCGAGGAAAGCCACTTTATATTGTGATTAATCAAATCGATAAACATCAGGAAGAAGAGCTTTCTTTCTCAGCATTTCAGCAGAGTGTATCGGAGGCTTTTTCACGATGGGGTATTCAACCGAAAGATACATTTTATACATCTCTAACCAAAATGAGTCATCCTTCTAATCAATTCCAACAACTAAAAGAGACGTTAAATCACTTATTTACCAATAAGGATCGTTTCATTGACGATACGATCGAGCATTCCACCGTTCAAATTGTAAATGAACATTTGGATTCTTTTAACGAAGAACAGAAAGAAAGAATAGAAGAATTGACCCAATCCATAAACGATAGTGAACCAAGACCAGTAGAAGACGTTGAATCAGAAATCAACAACTTGAAAGAACGACCAAAACAGGCAGAAAAAGCGTTAACGGAACGCCTTCAATCCTCTCTTAAGAATGCTTACATTATGCCCCATGAGGTACGAGAAAAAGCTCGGCTTGTGATTGAAGCCTACCAAAGTGATTTCAAAGTAGGTCTATTCTTTACGAAATCCAAAACTGAAGAAGAGCGTCAGAATCGCCTTATTGATTTTCATCATGCCCTTATGGAAAAGGTATCAGCCAATATTGAATGGCCCGTTCGAAATGTATTAGTAACGCTTGCTAAAGAATATGGAATACAAGATGAAGAAATTCTACAACAACTGCAAGATTTTTCTGTTCAATATGAGGCTTCTGAGCTAGCTGATCTTATCAAAACAGGAGCAGGTAGTGGAGGAGACTATTTACTAGTTTACACAGAAGACGTTGCGAATGATATTCGAAGAAAATATAAGCAAGAAGCTCAAAAAAAATGGAAAACGGTAAGCGAAGTTCTTGAAGAACAATCAAAAGAAGCTCTGCAAGAAAAAGAGAAGATGAAGGAGCAGTCTGAACAAGTAGAAGACGTTCAGATTCAGATTGCTAACGTTCAAAAAGCGATTGAAGAGAGAACGAATTCCTTACAAGACATTCTAAACGAGAAATCTGTATCGAATGACTCTTATGAAAAGGCTACGGCTGCTTTATTACAGCGAGAATCAAGTGTAAAACCAGGTAAGTCCATGAATTTGAACTTTAACCAACAAGAACAAAGAGAAGAAGAAGTTGAGATTGAATCAACTATTGAGGATAAAAGCCATGTAAATGTCGACGAAATGATTGATCGTATAGACAAATCTCAACAAGAATTAGAGTCATTAACAGGATTTCAATCCATTTTAGAAGACTTACGTGAAAGAAAAAAGCGATTAGAAACAAGACATTTTACAGTTGCATTATTTGGAGCGTTCTCAGCTGGTAAATCTTCATTTGCCAATGCCCTATTAGGTGAAAAAGTTTTACCCGTTTCACCTAACCCGACAACAGCAACAATTAATAAAATTAGTCCTCCGACACCAAAACACGAGCATGGAACAGTTGTGGTGAAACTAAAAAGCAGTGAACAGCTATATGAAGACTTAATTCATGCTTTACATGAGTTGCCTTTTCAACCTAAAGCATTTAATGATGTATTAGAATGGATTCAACAGAGTCCTAATGAAATTCAGAAATATGCCAAGGACCAAAAGCGTCTATCCTTCTTACAAGCGATTGTAGATGGATTTGATGAAATGGCTTCTTCAATTGGAGAAACCATTGAAATTGATTTAGATCGTTTTGCAGAATATGTAGCAGAAGAGAGATTATCTTGCTATGTAGAATGGATGGAGCTTTATTACGATTGTGCCTTTACTCGTGAAGGTATTACTTTGGTGGATACACCTGGTGCAGATTCTGTGAACGCTCGTCACACTGAAGTATCATTTGAGTATATCAAGCAGGCTGATGCTATACTATTTGTTACGTATTACAATCATCCGTTTTCTAGGGCAGATCGTGATTTCCTTATTCAACTAGGTCGTGTGAAGGATGCTTTTAGCTTAGATAAGATGTTCTTTATTGTGAATGCGGCAGACTTAGCACAAAGTAAAAGTGAACTTGAATTAGTACAGGATTATTTGGCAGAGCAACTTGGCAAATTTGGTATTCGTTTCCCAAGAATGTTTGCCATCTCAAGTCTTATGGCTGCTAATGAGAAAATGAAAGAAGAGAAAACCGATCACCCTGTATTAGGTAGCTCTGGTATTGACAAGTTTGAAGAATCGTTCTATTCCTTTATTCATGAAGAACTTACTTCAATCATTACAAATGCAGCCATTTATGACTTAGAACGTGCGAACCGTACTCTTGGACAGTACATTGATTCTGCATCTTTAAATAAACAAGAGAAACAACAGAAACTGAAGAAGTATCAAAAGGAAGAAGAAGAACTCAAAAGCATGATTCATGCCTTCTCTACAGCAAGATACTCACAAGATATTAATCAAAAAATAGAGAAGCAAATGTATTATATGAACGAACGTGTTTTATTACGATTCTCTGATTTCTTCAAGGAAGCTTTTAATCCTTCTACAATTAACGGAACTGGTGGCGTAGCTAAAGAACAATTAAAGCAAGCCTTACAAGACCTATTAGACCAGTTAAGGGAAGAACTATTAAATGAATGTAGAGCTGTAACAGTGCGAATTGAAGCATATTTGCATGAAAAACTTCAGGAGTTTAATGAAGATATTCAGGATAAAGGAAAGAATGTTCAAGAGGACTTATCCTTACCAAATGCACAGGAAATTGATATAGACACACCTGGCTTCAACAAACCATTTGAAAAGGTTAAGCAATCTGAGATTGAAAAGCCTTTATCAAGCTTTAAAAACACCAAATCTTTCTTTGAGAAGAATGAAAAAGAACAGATGAAAGAAGATTTGCAATACCGTTTTAAACCCATTATTCAAAGCTATATTGATGAACAAAAACATCACTTGCAAGAGTATTACCAACCACAATGGAATAGCTATGTTGAACGAGAGAAAGAAGTCTTATCTAAAGCGTTGAAAGAGTATTATGAAGGACTTCGATTTGCGTTAGGAGATCAATTAAACATCGAAGAATTAAAAGCTAAGCGAGAGAAGTTACAAAAGCTAACACCACAAGAATAA
- a CDS encoding nucleoside deaminase encodes MKWSELSIPWQRCFELSWEAMKDGSKPIAALVIDENGEIIAEGKNAVYSEYSDATVRYNEIAHAEINALGKIDNRVHTSRAPYTLYSTLEPCPLCTGALYMSSIKNLAYAAKDKFGGSLDMLGKTSYLSRKHINIDGPVPVLDEVSIFLNVYFDVTSKNIRPSIVKLHDELAEDYPNAVSLARKWGEDNRLDQYLSYPFNDSFPIIVHGLKNNKHPV; translated from the coding sequence ATGAAGTGGAGTGAGTTATCTATACCTTGGCAACGATGTTTTGAACTATCATGGGAAGCCATGAAGGATGGTTCTAAACCCATTGCTGCCCTGGTGATCGATGAAAATGGAGAGATTATTGCTGAAGGAAAAAATGCTGTATATAGCGAGTATTCTGACGCTACTGTCAGATATAATGAAATTGCCCATGCTGAAATTAATGCTTTAGGGAAAATTGATAATCGTGTACATACATCTCGAGCACCTTATACATTGTATTCAACATTAGAACCATGTCCGTTATGTACGGGAGCCTTATATATGTCGAGCATTAAAAACCTTGCTTATGCTGCAAAGGATAAATTCGGTGGAAGTCTGGATATGTTAGGGAAGACTAGTTACTTAAGTCGCAAACATATTAACATCGATGGACCTGTTCCAGTATTAGATGAGGTATCCATTTTTCTTAACGTGTACTTTGATGTTACGAGCAAGAACATAAGACCTTCGATTGTGAAGCTTCATGATGAATTGGCTGAAGATTACCCGAATGCAGTTTCTTTAGCGAGGAAGTGGGGAGAAGACAATCGTCTTGATCAATATCTCTCATATCCTTTCAACGACAGCTTTCCGATCATTGTGCATGGCTTAAAAAACAATAAACATCCAGTGTGA
- a CDS encoding SurA N-terminal domain-containing protein, with protein sequence MTIKKKWTVALSGFVLAIGIAGCSSSEDNAKENEDKNKKQEEQQSEEGNKQEASGEVAAVVNGEEISMDKFNQQLERQKSMMKQNGMEVKDKQLNQMKSKILSQLINTELLLQKANEAGIEATEKKVNERYKSMTKDYSEEEIDKILKQNNTTVDKLKKDLAKQIKIDEYVAKNTEDVKVTDEEIQKRYDSMKKNNDKLPSLEKVKPQLKQQIQKSKESQQISKLIDKLRKESEIEKKVQV encoded by the coding sequence TTGACTATCAAGAAGAAATGGACTGTAGCTCTATCTGGTTTCGTATTAGCAATTGGAATCGCAGGTTGCAGTAGTTCAGAAGATAATGCAAAAGAAAACGAAGATAAGAACAAAAAACAAGAAGAACAACAATCTGAAGAAGGTAACAAACAAGAAGCAAGTGGCGAAGTAGCAGCGGTTGTAAATGGTGAGGAAATCTCCATGGACAAGTTCAACCAGCAGCTTGAACGTCAAAAGAGCATGATGAAGCAAAATGGTATGGAAGTGAAAGACAAGCAGTTAAATCAAATGAAATCAAAAATCCTATCTCAGCTAATTAATACTGAGCTTCTTCTACAGAAAGCAAATGAAGCAGGTATTGAAGCTACAGAGAAAAAGGTTAATGAACGTTATAAGAGCATGACGAAAGATTATTCTGAAGAAGAAATCGATAAAATCCTTAAGCAAAACAACACAACAGTTGACAAGCTTAAGAAAGATCTTGCTAAGCAAATTAAGATTGATGAATATGTAGCTAAAAACACAGAAGATGTTAAAGTAACAGATGAAGAAATTCAAAAGCGTTATGACTCTATGAAGAAAAACAATGATAAGCTTCCATCTCTTGAAAAAGTGAAGCCACAATTAAAGCAACAAATTCAGAAATCAAAAGAAAGTCAGCAGATTTCTAAGTTGATCGATAAGCTTCGCAAAGAAAGTGAAATCGAAAAGAAAGTACAAGTATAA
- a CDS encoding NAD(P)/FAD-dependent oxidoreductase, whose translation MQKLILAGAGHAHLHIIKNLITNPLSDVEVVLISPSDYQYYSGMFSGYTEGIYELDEIRVNLEHLSEQANLSWYKQAVVSVDPEQKILLTDQGEVLSYDALSFDIGSLTAHTDLKGVKEYARRIKPNYHFPEMIQEMRESKNPIIVGGGVAGTEIALSLQSWRSQHGYETPVTLLSGSHRLLENYPETTSKKVADIIENSGIELYMNEKVQEMNSTKVITEDNKFNYNDVMWLAGPRAPELFRLSNLPIDNDGYLQVESTLQVEKYPSIFGAGDCVSLSHAPDTPKNGVFAIREAPILWENIKGFLSTGEGQHYNPQSKYLAIMSIGNKKGFLLYGGIALKGKLAWRLKHRIDKKFMDTYKNLENNK comes from the coding sequence ATGCAAAAATTAATTTTAGCTGGAGCAGGCCATGCCCATTTACATATCATTAAAAATTTAATCACTAACCCTTTATCTGATGTAGAGGTAGTACTTATATCTCCTTCTGACTATCAATATTACTCTGGTATGTTCAGTGGTTACACAGAAGGAATATATGAACTGGATGAAATACGAGTGAATCTAGAACACTTAAGTGAGCAAGCAAACCTATCGTGGTATAAGCAAGCTGTTGTATCAGTAGACCCCGAACAGAAGATTCTTCTTACTGATCAGGGAGAAGTGTTAAGCTACGATGCGTTATCTTTTGATATTGGTTCCTTAACTGCCCATACTGATCTTAAAGGAGTTAAGGAATATGCGAGAAGAATAAAACCTAATTATCACTTTCCGGAAATGATTCAAGAGATGAGAGAAAGTAAAAATCCTATTATTGTAGGAGGCGGAGTAGCGGGTACAGAAATTGCGCTATCTCTTCAATCTTGGCGTTCTCAACATGGTTATGAAACACCTGTTACATTACTTAGTGGTTCTCATAGGTTGCTTGAAAATTACCCTGAAACTACTTCTAAAAAGGTAGCAGATATTATAGAAAATAGTGGGATCGAACTGTATATGAATGAAAAGGTTCAAGAAATGAATTCAACAAAAGTAATAACAGAGGATAATAAATTCAATTACAATGATGTCATGTGGTTAGCAGGCCCTCGTGCTCCTGAACTTTTTCGACTCTCTAATTTACCAATCGATAATGATGGATATTTGCAAGTGGAATCAACCTTGCAAGTCGAAAAGTATCCATCTATATTCGGTGCGGGAGATTGTGTAAGTTTAAGCCATGCCCCTGACACTCCTAAAAATGGAGTTTTTGCTATCCGTGAAGCTCCTATACTTTGGGAAAATATTAAAGGTTTCTTATCTACTGGCGAAGGTCAACACTATAATCCACAATCGAAATATTTAGCGATCATGTCTATTGGGAATAAAAAAGGATTTTTATTATATGGAGGCATTGCATTGAAAGGAAAGTTAGCTTGGCGGTTAAAGCATCGAATTGATAAAAAGTTTATGGATACGTATAAAAATCTAGAAAATAACAAGTAA
- a CDS encoding M3 family oligoendopeptidase — translation MTQTTYDQQWDLDVIFEGGSESEAFHQYLQDVQEKLKALSKVVEDYKLPTDVSQVKELYHVIEKLEGVAVGLRESSAFVSCLSAQDVSDKKAGQHRAKISELIAQYSTVMTTLDQKLIKIEDGLWEDLLAQPELKDISFVLEEKRQKANEKLSLEQEALINDLSVDGYQGWGNMYSTIVGQMKIQLEQDGELKELSVGQASNKMSSSDRSVRKEVFEKLQSAWGENEDLFGETLNHLAGFRLQKYKHRGWDNVLKEPMDINRMSENTLNAMWDAINKYKDYYVKYLHRKADMLGLEKLSWYDVGAPIVNSDQTVSYDEGADFIVEQFNRFGPKMASFAKMAFEKRWIEAEDRSGKRPGGFCTSFPDSKQTRIFMTYSGTASNVATLAHELGHAFHQHVMDDVHTMNQGYAMNVAETASTFAEIIVADAAVKNASTEEERLSLLEDKVQRSVAFFMNIHSRFLFETRFYDERKEGLVSVDRLKTLTEEAQREAYCNSLSEYEPYFWASKLHFHITGVPFYNFPYTFGYLFSLGIYAKALEEGSDFEEKYIALLKDTGRMKVEDLAKKHLDVDLEQPEFWENAVKLCVQDVEEFLELTDK, via the coding sequence ATGACACAAACTACATACGATCAACAGTGGGATTTAGATGTAATTTTTGAAGGTGGAAGTGAATCAGAAGCTTTCCATCAATACCTGCAAGATGTACAAGAAAAATTAAAGGCTTTGTCTAAAGTGGTAGAAGACTATAAGCTACCTACAGATGTTTCTCAGGTTAAAGAGCTATACCATGTTATTGAAAAACTAGAAGGTGTTGCAGTTGGCCTAAGAGAAAGCTCAGCATTTGTAAGCTGCTTAAGCGCTCAAGACGTAAGTGATAAGAAAGCTGGGCAACACCGTGCTAAAATTAGTGAGTTAATCGCACAATATTCAACCGTAATGACAACATTAGACCAAAAGCTTATAAAAATTGAAGACGGCCTTTGGGAAGACCTGCTGGCTCAACCTGAGCTTAAAGACATCTCGTTTGTATTGGAAGAAAAGAGACAAAAAGCTAATGAGAAGCTTTCATTAGAACAGGAAGCCCTAATCAATGACTTAAGCGTTGACGGTTATCAAGGTTGGGGGAACATGTACAGCACAATCGTTGGTCAGATGAAAATTCAATTGGAACAAGACGGCGAACTGAAAGAACTATCTGTTGGGCAAGCATCAAATAAGATGAGTTCTTCAGACCGCTCTGTTCGAAAAGAGGTATTTGAAAAGCTCCAAAGTGCTTGGGGAGAAAACGAGGATTTATTTGGAGAAACGTTAAACCACTTGGCAGGTTTTAGACTTCAGAAGTATAAACACCGTGGTTGGGATAATGTCCTTAAAGAACCAATGGACATCAATCGTATGAGTGAAAACACGTTAAATGCTATGTGGGATGCGATTAATAAGTATAAAGATTACTATGTGAAATATTTACATCGAAAAGCAGACATGCTGGGGTTAGAGAAATTAAGTTGGTATGATGTCGGTGCTCCAATAGTCAATTCAGATCAAACGGTCTCATATGATGAAGGCGCTGATTTTATTGTCGAACAGTTTAACCGCTTCGGACCGAAAATGGCATCATTCGCTAAAATGGCTTTTGAAAAACGTTGGATTGAGGCAGAAGACCGTAGTGGTAAACGACCTGGCGGATTCTGCACAAGCTTCCCAGATAGTAAACAAACGCGTATTTTCATGACTTATTCAGGTACTGCATCAAATGTTGCGACACTTGCTCACGAATTAGGTCATGCATTCCATCAACATGTAATGGATGATGTTCACACGATGAACCAAGGGTATGCAATGAATGTAGCAGAAACCGCTTCTACATTTGCTGAAATTATCGTGGCAGATGCTGCTGTGAAAAACGCCAGCACAGAAGAGGAGCGCTTATCTTTATTAGAAGATAAAGTTCAGCGTAGTGTAGCGTTCTTTATGAATATCCATTCGCGCTTCTTATTCGAAACACGTTTTTATGATGAGCGAAAAGAAGGGCTTGTATCGGTTGATCGTTTAAAAACTCTAACAGAAGAAGCTCAACGTGAAGCATATTGTAATTCTTTAAGTGAATATGAGCCTTATTTCTGGGCTTCTAAACTTCACTTCCATATTACAGGTGTACCTTTCTATAACTTCCCATACACGTTTGGCTACCTGTTCAGCTTAGGAATCTATGCAAAAGCACTAGAAGAGGGTAGTGACTTTGAAGAGAAGTATATTGCACTTCTAAAAGATACCGGTCGTATGAAAGTAGAAGACTTGGCGAAGAAACATCTTGATGTAGACCTTGAGCAACCAGAATTCTGGGAAAATGCAGTGAAACTTTGTGTTCAAGATGTTGAAGAATTTCTTGAGCTAACAGATAAATAA
- a CDS encoding helix-turn-helix domain-containing protein, with the protein MYYSIEQICKKLHKNERQIRYMVNQGHLKPVNPDTYRRDGGYRFSQEEMERVEQTLELPGLSVKEAAQELEITPQYLLQFVSNGDVESEVKWIGQKKRRYFQKEEIRRFKDQLKEDRQTNRMGEYGRRVKLISREVRIFEECLYDGDEARVISLEPLKIMTARGEIIELDDVGIKSESWPEKPYIRHKGYTEFEIPIPRHPQHPVYKVLYKLIEELGIMNIQIYETFFGDYFVRCRLGSLPATNEEYKLLLKYLSNGEITYKNEMIHLESNEITKSLTIPKDLWQDIEQISERENDSIHQTVTKALRNYINLQDL; encoded by the coding sequence ATGTATTACTCAATTGAGCAAATTTGTAAAAAACTACATAAAAATGAGCGACAAATTCGTTACATGGTAAATCAAGGGCATTTGAAGCCTGTTAATCCTGATACGTACCGAAGGGATGGAGGCTATCGTTTTTCACAAGAAGAAATGGAGCGCGTCGAACAAACGTTAGAACTACCAGGGTTGTCAGTAAAAGAAGCAGCACAAGAGTTAGAGATCACACCTCAATACTTACTCCAATTCGTTTCGAATGGAGATGTAGAAAGTGAAGTGAAATGGATTGGTCAGAAGAAAAGGCGCTATTTCCAAAAAGAAGAAATTCGACGATTTAAAGATCAATTAAAAGAAGATCGTCAGACAAATCGAATGGGTGAATATGGGCGAAGGGTCAAACTCATTTCGCGAGAAGTTCGTATTTTTGAAGAATGCCTTTATGACGGCGATGAAGCTCGTGTGATTAGTCTTGAGCCTCTAAAAATTATGACGGCTAGAGGAGAAATTATAGAATTGGATGATGTTGGAATAAAATCAGAGTCATGGCCTGAAAAACCTTACATTCGTCATAAAGGATATACTGAATTCGAGATACCTATCCCACGACATCCTCAACATCCTGTTTACAAAGTTTTATATAAACTAATAGAAGAATTAGGTATTATGAACATCCAGATCTATGAAACTTTTTTTGGTGATTATTTTGTTCGTTGTCGTCTTGGTTCATTACCTGCAACAAATGAAGAGTATAAACTGTTATTAAAATATCTCTCAAATGGCGAGATCACTTATAAGAATGAGATGATTCATCTAGAATCAAACGAAATCACCAAATCCTTAACAATTCCAAAAGATCTATGGCAGGATATCGAACAAATTTCCGAAAGAGAAAATGATTCAATCCATCAAACCGTAACAAAAGCCTTAAGAAATTATATAAATTTGCAGGATTTGTGA
- a CDS encoding DUF4397 domain-containing protein: MHHNERELAQKASMYDMLSNYYKYIDPQRHVMYYYQHLQCVNQLILLQNQQMMGRYYRPDQNESPQQSYVRAFHASPNAPAVDIYVNDQKLLENVQYKQTSDYIPVMPGTYRIKITPTGQSQEVLSQDVEVPSNAAITLAAAGNDENLTLVPYQDDRNPVQGEAKARFIHLSPDAPAVDIAVKGGDILFSNVNFKQSTEYKTLSPITVDLEVRPAGSNQVVLTIPNVKLDENQIYNIVAVGYAQGSPKLEAIII; this comes from the coding sequence ATGCACCACAATGAGAGAGAGCTTGCTCAAAAGGCTTCCATGTATGATATGTTATCAAATTATTACAAGTACATAGATCCACAACGACATGTTATGTATTACTATCAGCATTTACAATGTGTGAATCAGCTTATTCTTTTGCAAAATCAACAGATGATGGGGAGATATTATCGACCAGATCAAAACGAATCTCCGCAGCAATCTTATGTACGTGCGTTTCATGCCTCACCAAATGCTCCAGCAGTAGATATTTATGTGAACGATCAAAAGCTTTTAGAAAATGTCCAGTACAAACAAACAAGTGATTATATTCCTGTTATGCCTGGAACGTACCGTATAAAAATTACACCAACGGGCCAGTCTCAAGAAGTTTTATCCCAAGATGTAGAAGTTCCATCAAATGCAGCTATTACATTAGCAGCAGCAGGCAATGATGAGAACTTAACACTTGTTCCATATCAAGATGATCGTAACCCAGTTCAAGGGGAAGCCAAAGCAAGGTTTATCCACTTGTCTCCTGATGCACCAGCAGTTGATATCGCTGTTAAAGGAGGAGATATTTTATTTTCAAATGTTAATTTTAAGCAATCAACTGAATATAAAACCTTATCTCCTATCACAGTAGACTTGGAGGTTCGTCCAGCAGGATCTAATCAAGTTGTTTTAACCATTCCAAATGTAAAACTTGATGAGAATCAAATATACAATATTGTGGCAGTTGGGTATGCTCAAGGGAGTCCTAAATTAGAAGCCATTATTATATAG